A genomic region of Catalinimonas niigatensis contains the following coding sequences:
- a CDS encoding NAD(P)/FAD-dependent oxidoreductase, with product MTANRNFEVIIVGGSYAGLSAAMALGRSMRKVLIIDSGKPCNRQTPHAHNFITQDGHTPRQIAETAKEQVLKYDTIQFYTGLAINGVKTAHGFEIKTQSGEVFYAKKLLFTTGVTDQMPDIMGFSDCWGISILHCPYCHGYEVKGEIIGLIGNGELGFEFCRMLSNWSNKLVLFTNGKSTLTPEQTEKINSHDIQIIENEILAFEHQKGHIQNIKLKDAEKKQVSAVFAKVGFEQHCEIPEQLDCEITEQGFIKVDDFYKTTIPGVYAAGDNTSMFRALSLATAAGTKAGAFINRELIEEAF from the coding sequence ATGACTGCAAATAGAAATTTTGAAGTAATTATCGTTGGAGGAAGCTATGCCGGGCTTTCGGCCGCCATGGCATTAGGCCGGTCTATGAGAAAAGTATTGATCATTGACAGTGGTAAGCCTTGCAACCGACAGACACCTCATGCTCATAATTTTATTACGCAAGATGGCCATACACCGAGACAAATTGCAGAAACAGCAAAGGAGCAGGTATTAAAATACGACACCATTCAATTTTACACTGGACTTGCCATCAATGGAGTAAAAACAGCGCATGGATTTGAAATCAAAACACAATCTGGAGAGGTGTTTTATGCCAAAAAATTATTGTTCACTACAGGAGTAACCGATCAGATGCCAGACATCATGGGGTTTTCAGACTGTTGGGGAATTTCAATTTTGCATTGTCCCTATTGCCACGGTTATGAGGTAAAGGGAGAGATTATTGGTTTGATAGGCAATGGAGAGCTGGGCTTTGAATTTTGCAGAATGTTAAGCAACTGGAGTAATAAGCTTGTATTATTTACCAATGGAAAATCAACGCTGACTCCTGAGCAGACAGAAAAGATAAACAGCCATGATATTCAAATCATTGAAAATGAAATTTTAGCGTTTGAACATCAAAAAGGTCACATTCAAAATATTAAGCTAAAGGATGCTGAAAAAAAGCAGGTTTCAGCAGTTTTTGCCAAAGTTGGTTTTGAGCAGCATTGTGAAATCCCGGAACAATTAGATTGCGAAATAACGGAACAAGGTTTTATCAAAGTAGATGATTTTTATAAAACCACGATTCCGGGAGTTTATGCAGCTGGTGATAACACAAGCATGTTTAGGGCGCTTTCGCTGGCAACTGCTGCAGGTACAAAAGCTGGTGCTTTTATCAATAGAGAGCTTATTGAGGAGGCATTTTGA
- a CDS encoding purine nucleoside permease, which translates to MKYTTLFLFALICWSCNSTETAQAPAPEKIPVKVVVLAMFELGEATGDRPGEFQYWAERLPLDSVIAFPQGFRDLRYNAEKGVLGMVTGIGTARAAASVMALGLDERFDLSNAYWLVAGIAGVDPEDASAGSAAWAEWVVDGDLAHEIDTREVPADWQTGYVPLRSATPYEQPLPEDNEGAVYQLNPALVEWAYQLTKDISLEDNEDITNLRKLYQGYPNAQKPPFVLKGDQLAAMTYWHGKLMNEWANEWTQYWTEGEGNFVTSAMEDTGTLQALTFLAQADKVDLDRVMVLRTASNYTMQYEGITAAESLSGEKLKGKGYTAFLPSLEAAYKVGSTVVNELTNNWEQYQSEIPAK; encoded by the coding sequence ATGAAATATACTACACTATTCCTGTTCGCATTGATATGCTGGAGCTGTAACTCTACTGAAACAGCCCAAGCTCCTGCCCCTGAAAAGATACCTGTCAAAGTAGTGGTGCTGGCCATGTTTGAACTGGGCGAAGCTACCGGCGACAGGCCCGGTGAATTTCAGTACTGGGCCGAACGTCTGCCCCTGGATAGTGTCATTGCCTTTCCTCAGGGCTTTCGCGACCTGCGTTACAATGCCGAAAAAGGGGTGCTGGGCATGGTCACCGGCATAGGCACAGCTAGAGCAGCAGCTTCGGTGATGGCTTTAGGCCTGGACGAGCGCTTTGACCTCAGCAATGCCTACTGGCTGGTAGCCGGTATCGCCGGAGTAGACCCCGAAGATGCGTCTGCAGGGTCCGCGGCCTGGGCCGAATGGGTAGTAGATGGCGACCTTGCCCATGAAATAGATACCCGTGAAGTCCCTGCCGACTGGCAAACGGGGTATGTCCCCCTGCGTTCTGCCACGCCTTATGAACAACCGCTACCCGAAGACAATGAGGGCGCAGTATATCAGCTGAATCCTGCGCTGGTGGAGTGGGCTTATCAGCTTACCAAAGACATTTCGCTGGAGGATAATGAAGATATTACCAACCTGCGCAAGCTGTACCAAGGCTATCCCAATGCCCAGAAGCCTCCTTTTGTCCTTAAAGGAGACCAACTGGCGGCCATGACCTACTGGCACGGTAAGCTGATGAATGAGTGGGCTAATGAGTGGACCCAATACTGGACAGAAGGTGAAGGCAACTTCGTGACTTCCGCCATGGAAGATACCGGTACTTTGCAGGCCCTTACCTTTCTTGCACAGGCTGATAAAGTAGATCTTGACCGGGTAATGGTCCTGCGTACTGCCAGCAACTATACCATGCAGTATGAAGGCATCACCGCTGCCGAAAGTCTGAGTGGCGAAAAGCTCAAAGGCAAAGGCTATACTGCTTTCCTCCCTTCCCTGGAAGCTGCCTACAAAGTGGGAAGCACCGTAGTCAATGAGCTAACGAATAACTGGGAGCAGTATCAGTCAGAGATTCCGGCGAAATAG
- a CDS encoding NAD(P)/FAD-dependent oxidoreductase codes for MIYTDLCIIGAGPVGLFAVFEAGLLKMRCHVMDVLPQIGGQLSEIYPKKPIYDIPGYPVVLAQELVDNLAKQIAPFNPTFTLGERVEKIERQEDGAFILETNEGTQCHAKAVVIAGGLGCFEPRKPALENLDTYEGKGIDYMVRNPEKYTGKKVVVAGGGDSALDWVIYLAELTEELTLVHRGSSFRGAPDSADKVMKLAEEGKLNLKLNSEVTALNGNGVLKECLITNKEGKIELVASDYFIPLFGLSPKLGPIADWKLNLDRNAITVNVEDYATNVEGVYAIGDINQYPGKLKLILSGFHEAALMAQSAYRVVNGGKKASLKYTTVNGIQSF; via the coding sequence ATGATATACACAGACCTTTGCATTATTGGAGCCGGACCGGTGGGTTTATTTGCTGTTTTTGAAGCAGGACTACTCAAAATGCGATGTCATGTGATGGATGTTTTGCCTCAGATAGGCGGACAGTTGTCTGAAATTTACCCCAAAAAACCTATATATGACATCCCCGGTTATCCGGTAGTGCTGGCGCAGGAACTTGTGGATAACCTGGCCAAACAAATAGCACCTTTCAATCCTACGTTTACGCTGGGTGAGCGAGTAGAAAAAATTGAAAGACAGGAAGATGGGGCTTTTATTCTTGAGACCAATGAAGGTACGCAGTGTCATGCAAAAGCGGTAGTGATTGCCGGAGGATTAGGTTGTTTTGAACCCCGTAAGCCTGCACTTGAAAATCTGGATACTTATGAAGGTAAGGGCATTGACTATATGGTACGTAACCCTGAAAAGTATACGGGCAAAAAAGTAGTAGTGGCTGGAGGTGGCGACTCGGCCCTGGACTGGGTAATCTATCTGGCTGAACTAACAGAAGAGCTTACTTTGGTTCACCGTGGCAGTAGTTTCAGAGGTGCTCCCGATTCAGCAGATAAAGTGATGAAACTTGCTGAAGAAGGAAAACTCAATCTTAAACTAAACAGTGAAGTCACTGCGCTTAATGGTAATGGTGTACTCAAGGAATGCCTTATTACCAATAAAGAAGGGAAAATAGAGCTGGTAGCCAGTGATTATTTTATTCCTCTTTTCGGACTCAGCCCTAAATTAGGTCCTATTGCCGACTGGAAACTTAATCTGGATCGCAATGCCATTACGGTAAATGTAGAAGACTATGCTACTAATGTGGAAGGCGTATATGCCATAGGCGACATCAATCAGTATCCTGGTAAGTTAAAATTGATCTTGAGTGGTTTCCACGAAGCAGCACTGATGGCACAAAGTGCTTACCGTGTAGTGAATGGAGGAAAGAAGGCAAGTTTAAAATATACGACAGTTAACGGAATACAAAGTTTTTAG
- a CDS encoding Gfo/Idh/MocA family protein, whose product MKQINWGIIGVGDVAEVKSGPAFQKAADSRLIAVMRRNADKAKDFARRHKVPHWYDDADALIAHPEINAIYIATPPASHEEYAIKALQAGKDVYLEKPMALSLEACDRIIEAVKQSGCKLCVAHYRRALPAFIKVKELLEAGAIGEVRFAQIQIFQPAKSKLIVQTETNWRVQPEVSGGGLFHDIAPHQMDLMYYYFGEPLHISGYSTNQAGLYPADDIVSAEMHFDKDIIFKGLWSFAAPESATREGCEIVGSEGSVSFSFYGEEIHLIRDKKETFTFKNPENIQLPMIEKVNQYFRGEGENPCTAEEGLLVMKMLNTITSKNK is encoded by the coding sequence ATGAAACAAATCAACTGGGGAATCATAGGCGTTGGCGATGTGGCCGAAGTGAAGAGCGGCCCCGCCTTTCAGAAGGCAGCAGACTCAAGGCTGATCGCTGTCATGCGCAGAAATGCCGACAAAGCGAAAGACTTTGCCCGACGCCACAAGGTACCGCATTGGTATGATGATGCTGATGCACTCATCGCCCACCCAGAGATCAATGCCATCTATATTGCTACGCCACCTGCTTCACATGAAGAATACGCGATCAAGGCATTACAAGCCGGTAAAGATGTGTATCTGGAAAAGCCTATGGCGCTCAGCCTGGAAGCCTGCGATAGAATCATTGAAGCAGTAAAGCAAAGTGGATGTAAACTCTGTGTAGCGCATTACCGCCGGGCTTTGCCAGCCTTTATCAAGGTCAAAGAACTGCTGGAGGCCGGAGCCATAGGTGAGGTACGCTTCGCCCAGATCCAGATATTCCAGCCTGCCAAAAGTAAACTCATAGTCCAGACCGAAACCAACTGGCGAGTACAGCCCGAAGTCTCCGGCGGAGGACTCTTTCATGACATTGCGCCTCATCAGATGGACCTGATGTACTATTATTTTGGCGAACCTCTGCACATCAGCGGATACTCCACCAATCAGGCAGGACTCTATCCGGCGGACGATATCGTATCGGCAGAGATGCACTTTGACAAAGATATCATTTTCAAAGGTTTATGGTCTTTTGCCGCCCCCGAAAGTGCTACCCGCGAAGGCTGCGAGATTGTAGGATCAGAGGGAAGCGTTTCATTCTCCTTCTACGGAGAAGAAATTCATCTCATCCGGGACAAGAAAGAAACCTTTACCTTCAAAAATCCTGAGAATATCCAGTTGCCCATGATAGAAAAAGTCAATCAGTACTTCAGAGGGGAAGGAGAAAATCCCTGTACTGCTGAGGAAGGACTACTGGTGATGAAGATGCTGAATACCATTACCTCAAAAAATAAGTAA
- a CDS encoding enolase C-terminal domain-like protein, whose amino-acid sequence MNRRNLLKNMGLGLSAGMIGAGIPSSSNAQSPSVPNYKNGTPPVKITKVKAIPTCPHGIELIVVKVETSEPGLYGLGCATFRQRGHAVVSAINDYLDDFCRGKDVDNIEDIWQTTYVSSYWRNGPVLNNALSGLDQALWDIKGKRAGMPVYQLLGGKLRFAVDCYAHASGSTPQEVAESVQGYIDQGFRHVRIQMGGYGASQLLGGYGEGAGQKQQPDFKAAGFGTPNDNVMDTVAYTKSVVDMFAQVRKSCGERVELLHDIHERVQPMEAIRMMQQLEEYRPFFIEDPFSPENVGYFKLLREHTTVPIAMGELFNNQNEWLDIMKDRLIDYIRIHISQIGGITPAMKVARLGEWFNVKTAWHGPGDVSPVGHSANAHIDLAVWNFGIQESVHFSDLLREIFPGSPEMKNGYMHINEVPGLGVDVNEKLALKYPFPEKFDYNWTQLRKPDGTPVRP is encoded by the coding sequence ATGAACCGAAGAAATCTGCTCAAAAACATGGGCCTGGGACTTTCCGCTGGCATGATAGGAGCTGGCATTCCCTCCTCCTCCAATGCTCAATCTCCCTCTGTCCCAAACTACAAAAATGGGACACCCCCGGTGAAAATTACCAAAGTGAAGGCGATCCCTACCTGTCCTCACGGTATCGAACTGATCGTAGTCAAAGTAGAAACCTCTGAACCTGGTCTCTATGGATTGGGCTGTGCTACCTTCCGGCAGCGAGGACACGCAGTAGTTTCTGCCATCAACGATTATCTGGACGACTTCTGCCGGGGCAAAGACGTTGACAATATTGAAGATATCTGGCAAACCACCTATGTAAGCTCATACTGGCGTAATGGTCCGGTACTTAACAATGCACTCAGCGGACTGGATCAGGCCCTCTGGGACATCAAAGGAAAGCGAGCGGGTATGCCGGTGTATCAACTTCTGGGAGGCAAGTTACGCTTCGCCGTAGATTGCTATGCGCATGCCAGCGGCAGCACTCCTCAGGAAGTGGCTGAAAGTGTACAAGGGTATATAGATCAGGGCTTTCGCCATGTCAGGATACAGATGGGAGGATATGGCGCTTCTCAACTGCTGGGTGGTTATGGCGAGGGAGCCGGTCAGAAGCAGCAACCTGATTTTAAAGCCGCTGGCTTTGGCACCCCCAATGATAATGTGATGGATACTGTAGCTTACACCAAAAGTGTAGTAGACATGTTTGCCCAGGTGCGCAAAAGCTGCGGGGAGCGGGTGGAGCTACTACACGATATCCATGAGCGGGTGCAGCCTATGGAAGCTATAAGAATGATGCAGCAATTGGAAGAATATCGTCCTTTCTTCATAGAAGACCCCTTCTCTCCGGAAAATGTCGGTTATTTTAAACTCCTGCGCGAACATACCACTGTGCCTATTGCGATGGGCGAGCTGTTTAACAATCAAAATGAATGGCTGGATATCATGAAAGACCGCCTGATAGATTATATCCGGATTCATATTTCACAAATCGGAGGAATTACGCCTGCGATGAAAGTAGCGAGACTGGGAGAATGGTTTAACGTCAAAACTGCCTGGCATGGCCCGGGCGACGTATCTCCGGTGGGACATTCCGCCAATGCACATATAGACCTGGCGGTCTGGAATTTTGGTATACAGGAGTCCGTACACTTTTCAGACCTGCTTAGAGAAATCTTTCCGGGTAGCCCTGAAATGAAAAACGGCTATATGCATATCAATGAGGTTCCGGGACTGGGGGTAGATGTCAATGAAAAGTTGGCTCTGAAATATCCCTTTCCTGAAAAATTTGATTACAACTGGACGCAGCTTCGTAAGCCAGATGGTACACCGGTACGCCCATAA
- a CDS encoding helix-turn-helix transcriptional regulator → MAEFELINTIKVERAKRDMTQADLAFNVGVSRKTINTIETGKFVPSTITALRIAKVFNITVEELFILKTL, encoded by the coding sequence ATGGCGGAATTTGAACTGATCAATACCATCAAAGTAGAAAGAGCTAAACGCGATATGACACAAGCTGACCTTGCTTTTAATGTAGGTGTTTCAAGAAAAACCATCAATACCATTGAAACCGGAAAATTTGTACCCAGCACCATTACTGCCCTGAGAATCGCTAAAGTATTTAACATTACCGTTGAAGAGCTTTTTATATTAAAAACCCTTTAG
- a CDS encoding mechanosensitive ion channel family protein codes for MQQLFTDEFWQKFYERTITWIIETVPALLFIFFLLFIALALYRFLVGKLKNIILKRTQASHHESKEEKEKRVNTLINILRQAGGIVLWIIFILIMLREVNLDIGPILASAGIVGLAVGFGAQELVRDFISGFFMLLENQVRAGDVAVINGTGGLVEEIALRTITLRDFSGTVHIFQNGKINTLANMTKEWSGAVFDIGIAYKENTDKARNVIKDVGEELMNDPEFKDKINEPLEIFGVDAWGDSAVVIRARFKTKPGQQWTIKREYLGRLKKAFDRERIEIPFPHRTIYWGDEINPLKLNMDGNSEPTEKAKENE; via the coding sequence ATGCAGCAGCTTTTTACAGACGAGTTCTGGCAGAAGTTTTATGAAAGAACGATCACCTGGATTATTGAAACGGTACCGGCACTACTCTTTATCTTCTTTTTACTATTCATTGCCTTGGCGCTGTACCGTTTCCTGGTAGGTAAACTCAAAAACATTATTCTTAAGCGTACGCAAGCCAGTCATCATGAAAGCAAAGAGGAAAAAGAAAAGCGGGTCAACACCCTGATCAACATACTGCGACAAGCAGGCGGCATCGTGCTATGGATTATCTTCATACTAATCATGCTGCGGGAGGTCAACCTGGACATTGGTCCCATCCTGGCCAGTGCAGGAATTGTGGGTCTGGCTGTAGGTTTTGGCGCACAGGAACTGGTAAGAGACTTTATCTCAGGTTTTTTTATGCTGCTGGAAAACCAGGTGCGTGCCGGTGATGTAGCAGTCATCAATGGTACCGGAGGTCTGGTGGAGGAAATCGCTTTGCGTACCATTACCCTGAGGGATTTTTCGGGCACAGTACACATCTTCCAGAACGGTAAGATCAATACCCTGGCCAATATGACCAAAGAATGGTCGGGGGCAGTATTTGATATAGGCATTGCCTATAAAGAAAATACCGATAAAGCCAGAAATGTCATCAAGGATGTAGGTGAGGAATTGATGAATGATCCTGAGTTTAAAGATAAAATCAATGAACCACTGGAGATCTTTGGCGTAGATGCCTGGGGAGACAGTGCGGTAGTAATCAGGGCACGCTTCAAAACCAAGCCTGGCCAGCAATGGACAATCAAAAGAGAATATCTGGGTCGTCTCAAAAAAGCTTTTGACCGCGAACGCATAGAAATTCCTTTCCCCCACCGTACCATCTATTGGGGAGATGAGATCAATCCGCTTAAACTCAATATGGATGGTAATTCCGAACCTACAGAGAAAGCAAAAGAAAATGAATAG
- the msrA gene encoding peptide-methionine (S)-S-oxide reductase MsrA: MEIATFGNGCFWCTEAIFQNLQGVEKVVSGYSGGHVENPTYKQVCAGTTGHAEVIQISYDPAVISYDELLEVFWKTHDPTTPNRQGNDVGPQYRSAVFYHNEAQKEKAEKYKKELNAAGAYDKPIVTEITAFEKFYPAEDYHQNYFNLNGSQPYCSFVIRPKVEKFEKVFKDKLKKVEN; this comes from the coding sequence ATGGAAATAGCAACATTTGGTAACGGATGCTTTTGGTGTACAGAAGCAATATTTCAAAATTTACAAGGTGTAGAAAAAGTTGTCTCCGGCTATTCCGGAGGGCATGTGGAAAATCCAACCTACAAGCAGGTATGTGCGGGTACTACCGGCCATGCCGAAGTCATACAAATCTCTTATGATCCTGCCGTCATCAGTTATGACGAACTGCTGGAAGTATTCTGGAAAACCCATGATCCTACTACCCCTAATCGGCAGGGAAATGATGTAGGCCCTCAGTATCGTTCAGCGGTTTTTTATCATAATGAAGCGCAGAAAGAGAAAGCAGAAAAGTACAAAAAAGAACTCAATGCTGCCGGTGCTTATGATAAGCCTATCGTAACAGAAATCACGGCTTTTGAGAAGTTCTATCCGGCAGAGGATTATCATCAGAATTACTTCAACCTGAATGGCAGCCAGCCTTACTGCTCTTTTGTCATTCGGCCTAAGGTAGAGAAATTTGAGAAAGTATTTAAAGACAAACTCAAGAAGGTAGAAAACTAA
- a CDS encoding 2Fe-2S iron-sulfur cluster-binding protein: MDIKIHVEEANGNLNTIEAPTDMALSLMEILKASDYPIAATCGGMALCASCHVEVLDNTYAEEPNDAEMDMLDTLPVVSQSSRLACQMPITEEMDGIRIRLMAEATME, from the coding sequence ATGGACATCAAGATACACGTTGAAGAGGCTAACGGTAATCTTAATACCATTGAGGCTCCTACCGATATGGCATTGAGTCTTATGGAAATTCTAAAAGCTTCGGACTATCCGATAGCAGCTACTTGTGGTGGAATGGCACTATGTGCCTCCTGCCATGTAGAAGTGCTTGACAATACCTATGCAGAAGAACCCAATGATGCGGAAATGGATATGTTGGATACTCTTCCGGTAGTGAGCCAAAGCAGCCGTCTGGCCTGCCAGATGCCCATCACAGAGGAAATGGATGGTATCCGTATTCGCCTGATGGCGGAAGCCACTATGGAATAG
- a CDS encoding endonuclease/exonuclease/phosphatase family protein — MRIFKTILIILSIFFIIGTFLPVLQLDIWWVQIFTFPRIQISILLTLLIISWFIFFRFRDKINIIVIALLGIALFYQGFRIYPYTPFSRTQTDIVEMQDSLTTLSAVSSNVYMKNHDYQSLLKLIYQKNPDLVLLLEADEWWADKMDTLQADYPYTVSEPLDNTYGMVLYSKLKLEDAEVRYMMEDSVPSIHAYVHLPSDQKVRLYCLHPKPPVPPESESSVERDAELLLAGRMVKKTEEPAILMGDLNDVAWSYTTRLFLKSSQMLDPRIGRGFYNTFSAEVPLMRWPLDHVFHTEDFQLNRIEVLPYIGSDHFPIYFSLSYQPTETDEQEPLEPTTPKEEDTVEKKIRKGMTKE; from the coding sequence ATGCGAATCTTCAAAACGATTCTGATTATCCTAAGTATATTTTTTATTATTGGCACTTTTCTTCCTGTATTGCAGCTAGATATCTGGTGGGTTCAGATATTCACTTTTCCCCGTATTCAGATTTCAATTTTACTGACTTTGCTCATTATCTCTTGGTTTATCTTTTTCCGTTTTAGGGATAAAATAAACATCATCGTAATAGCCCTTCTGGGGATAGCTTTGTTTTATCAAGGATTTCGTATCTATCCATATACTCCATTTTCGCGTACACAGACGGACATTGTGGAAATGCAGGACAGTCTTACTACTCTTAGTGCAGTTTCGTCCAATGTATATATGAAAAATCATGATTATCAGAGCCTACTCAAGCTTATATATCAAAAAAACCCTGATTTGGTATTGCTTCTGGAAGCTGACGAATGGTGGGCCGATAAGATGGATACACTTCAAGCTGATTATCCCTACACAGTAAGTGAGCCTCTTGATAATACTTATGGGATGGTATTATACTCAAAGCTCAAGCTTGAAGATGCTGAGGTAAGGTATATGATGGAAGATAGCGTGCCCTCTATACATGCTTATGTGCATCTTCCTTCGGACCAAAAAGTCAGGTTATATTGTCTGCATCCCAAACCTCCGGTACCCCCCGAAAGTGAAAGTAGTGTTGAAAGGGATGCGGAACTCTTACTTGCCGGACGAATGGTTAAAAAGACAGAGGAACCTGCAATATTGATGGGCGATTTAAATGATGTAGCCTGGTCTTATACCACCCGGCTGTTTCTCAAGTCCAGCCAGATGCTTGACCCTCGCATTGGCAGAGGATTTTACAATACATTTAGCGCGGAAGTGCCTTTAATGCGTTGGCCCCTGGATCATGTTTTTCATACCGAAGATTTTCAGTTAAACCGTATAGAAGTGCTGCCTTATATAGGTTCAGACCATTTTCCAATTTATTTTTCATTAAGTTACCAACCAACTGAAACAGATGAGCAGGAACCATTAGAACCCACTACTCCCAAAGAAGAAGATACCGTTGAAAAGAAAATCAGGAAAGGGATGACAAAAGAATAA
- a CDS encoding MarC family protein, with product MDWNLILNFTAAMLAIVNPIGIVPIWTELTADAKNKIRTDIAGLAVGTAVFVWLVFLVGSQYLLQFFSIDIPVFKVAGGILLFYTALSMIGGKATQLEERSEQGDNTFQLAKARFRKVIVPLVVPMLAGPGSITTVILYGSRAQGIMDYMSLSVVALASGFLLFFTFAYSHYLEKRMDSLIFTVFTRIFGIIVAAIAMQFVLEGLGEVFPNWLEGQSTFDNPDSNGASGNTQK from the coding sequence ATGGATTGGAATTTGATACTTAATTTTACAGCCGCCATGCTGGCTATCGTAAATCCTATTGGCATAGTACCCATTTGGACAGAACTTACCGCAGATGCAAAAAATAAGATAAGAACTGATATTGCAGGTCTGGCTGTAGGGACAGCTGTTTTTGTATGGCTTGTTTTTCTTGTAGGAAGTCAGTATTTACTACAGTTCTTTAGTATTGATATACCTGTTTTCAAAGTGGCAGGTGGCATCCTTTTGTTTTATACAGCCTTGTCTATGATTGGTGGAAAAGCCACTCAACTTGAGGAGAGGAGTGAGCAGGGTGATAATACCTTTCAATTGGCCAAAGCGCGTTTTCGTAAGGTCATCGTACCTTTGGTAGTGCCTATGCTGGCTGGCCCGGGTTCTATTACTACAGTCATTTTATATGGTTCACGTGCCCAGGGCATCATGGATTATATGAGCCTTTCGGTAGTGGCTTTAGCATCAGGTTTTTTGCTTTTTTTTACTTTTGCTTATTCACACTACCTGGAAAAAAGGATGGATAGCCTCATTTTCACAGTATTTACCCGCATCTTCGGAATCATTGTGGCAGCTATTGCCATGCAGTTTGTTCTGGAAGGTTTGGGAGAAGTATTTCCTAACTGGCTGGAAGGACAATCCACCTTTGATAATCCTGATTCCAATGGGGCATCGGGAAACACACAAAAATAA
- a CDS encoding sugar phosphate isomerase/epimerase family protein codes for MNRRYFLQQSGMVALAIPSFFHQSVNYTPPYPPHLKLALNAYSFNQALQEGSMTLDHLLDFCAELAFDAVDPTAYYFPGYPKVPKDSFLFDFKRKAYERGLAVSGTGVRNDFTQADPEKRKADLQLIEDWIIAAVKIGAPSLRVFAGKIVSDRNDWKKARQRVIDGLRQSADIGGKHGIMINLQNHYEFLKTADEVEEVMQEVNHPWLGLMLDIGSLRNNPYEEIRQLAPYARSWQVKEEVYVNGEPEKTDISRIVSIAKEANYRGYFPLETLGEGDPRLKVKALFEEAKAAL; via the coding sequence ATGAACCGCAGATATTTTTTACAGCAATCAGGAATGGTAGCTTTGGCTATTCCCTCATTTTTTCATCAGTCAGTAAATTATACACCTCCTTATCCTCCTCACCTCAAGCTTGCCCTCAATGCCTATTCGTTTAACCAGGCACTGCAAGAGGGCAGTATGACACTGGATCATCTGTTGGATTTCTGTGCCGAATTAGCTTTTGATGCAGTAGACCCTACTGCTTACTACTTTCCCGGTTATCCAAAAGTACCGAAAGATTCTTTTCTGTTTGACTTCAAAAGAAAAGCCTACGAGCGAGGGCTTGCGGTCAGTGGCACGGGTGTAAGAAATGACTTTACGCAGGCTGATCCTGAAAAGCGTAAAGCGGATTTGCAACTTATTGAAGATTGGATAATAGCAGCCGTCAAAATAGGAGCCCCTTCGCTTCGGGTTTTTGCAGGCAAAATAGTAAGCGATCGTAATGATTGGAAGAAAGCCCGGCAGCGAGTGATTGACGGACTCCGTCAGAGTGCGGATATAGGAGGTAAACATGGGATCATGATTAACCTGCAAAATCATTATGAATTCCTGAAAACCGCCGATGAAGTAGAGGAAGTAATGCAGGAGGTTAATCATCCCTGGCTGGGACTAATGCTGGACATCGGCAGCCTGAGAAATAATCCATACGAAGAAATCCGGCAACTGGCCCCTTATGCCCGCAGCTGGCAGGTCAAAGAGGAAGTTTATGTAAACGGTGAACCCGAAAAGACTGACATCAGCCGCATCGTTTCCATTGCCAAAGAAGCCAATTACCGGGGATATTTTCCGCTGGAAACGCTGGGGGAAGGAGATCCCAGACTGAAAGTGAAAGCTTTATTTGAAGAGGCAAAAGCAGCTCTCTAG
- a CDS encoding MarR family winged helix-turn-helix transcriptional regulator — translation MDSQSNEVYSNYSFLLEKTHKKIKQYAKQQFRALGFDVTVDQWAVLKILFENQELSQVALAEFTHKDTPTVTRILDLLSQKELIKRQHDAQDRRRVRVCLTEAGKNTVTKMLPEVRKIRMHAWKHLTEDDFQQFVRILNTIYDNLEP, via the coding sequence ATGGATTCTCAATCAAATGAAGTTTACAGCAACTACTCTTTCCTGCTGGAGAAAACACACAAAAAGATTAAGCAATATGCTAAGCAGCAATTTCGGGCACTAGGCTTTGATGTTACGGTAGATCAGTGGGCAGTCCTGAAGATATTATTTGAAAACCAGGAACTCAGTCAGGTAGCATTGGCAGAATTTACCCATAAAGATACACCCACCGTTACCAGAATCCTTGACCTGCTCAGTCAGAAAGAGCTTATCAAACGTCAGCATGATGCTCAGGATCGCCGACGGGTACGTGTATGTTTAACTGAAGCAGGAAAAAATACCGTAACGAAAATGCTGCCTGAAGTAAGGAAAATCCGCATGCATGCCTGGAAACATCTTACAGAAGATGATTTTCAACAGTTTGTAAGGATTTTGAATACCATTTACGATAATTTGGAGCCATAA